In Lacerta agilis isolate rLacAgi1 chromosome 8, rLacAgi1.pri, whole genome shotgun sequence, one genomic interval encodes:
- the LOC117051671 gene encoding formyl peptide receptor 2-like: MHKDTNERQEKTRVLQPLTGSIMDVNATALWPTIVSLQLPSKARSEESKIMDMIQIFFYSVVFLLGSLGNGTVIWVTARQVFHTVNCVWFFHLALADFLFSVSRIVPLLKNAFYEGWPFGSFLCQANSFIKYLNMFGSVFLLAAISLDRAVSVSYPVWFKNHRGPRLAWLAAAGAWFVATSASLPFYLYRRVVAEKGSTKCSLAVGDKVSVKWALYLLRLVCGFLAPFAIIVVCYGIITVKLRRRQNTFRSNKPFKVILAIVVTFFLCWAPYHIFLILKLVGVKGQGISIGLPLTSSLAYLNSCANPILYFFLGLDFRRKLGRFNLAGAFRRTLLEESGYSFRRPSKYQKEAASSVAEPVQSTVVDRVL, from the coding sequence gTTCCATCATGGATGTCAACGCCACTGCTCTGTGGCCTACCATTGTCTCCTTGCAGCTGCCTTCCAAAGCTAGAAGCgaagaaagcaaaataatggACATGATCCAGATCTTCTTCTACAGCGTGGTTTTCCTGCTTGGCTCCCTCGGCAATGGGACCGTGATCTGGGTCACAGCGCGCCAGGTCTTCCATACTGTCAATTGTGTTTGGTTCTTCCACCTTGCCTTGGCTGACTTCCTGTTCTCGGTCAGCCGGATAGTGCCACTGCTGAAGAACGCCTTCTACGAGGGGTGGCCCTTCGGGAGCTTCCTGTGCCAAGCCAACAGCTTCATCAAGTACCTCAACATGTTCGGCAGCGTCTTCCTCCTGGCTGCTATCAGCTTGGACCGAGCAGTTTCCGTGTCCTACCCAGTGTGGTTCAAAAACCACCGGGGCCCCCGCTTGGCatggctggctgctgctggggCCTGGTTTGTGGCTACTTCCGCAAGCCTCCCTTTCTATCTTTACCGAAGAGTGGTAGCAGAGAAAGGTAGCACCAAGTGTTCCCTCGCCGTGGGGGACAAGGTTTCAGTGAAGTGGGCCTTGTATCTTCTGAGATTGGTCTGTGGGTTCCTGGCTCCCTTTGCCATCATTGTGGTCTGCTACGGGATCATCACAGTGAAGTTGAGGAGGCGACAGAACACCTTTCGCTCCAACAAACCCTTCAAGGTCATCTTGGCTATTGTGGTCACCTTCTTTCTCTGCTGGGCACCGTACCACATATTCCTCATCCTCAAGTTGGTGGGAGTGAAGGGTCAAGGGATTTCCATTGGCCTTCCCCTCACATCTTCTCTGGCCTACCTCAACAGCTGTGCTAACCCCATCCTTTACTTCTTCCTGGGCCTGGACTTCCGCAGGAAGCTTGGCCGTTTCAACTTGGCTGGGGCTTTCAGGAGAACTTTGCTCGAAGAGAGCGGCTACTCCTTCAGAAGGCCTAGCAAATACCAGAAGGAAGCTGCTTCATCTGTCGCTGAGCCGGTCCAATCCACGGTGGTTGATAGAGTGCTCTGA